Part of the Novipirellula artificiosorum genome, ATGTCGCCGCTAAAATAGTGATCGGCTACAAACCGTACCAAGAACCGAACCAACGTTTTGGGGATCGAGGTATTGACGTTGTACATCGACATGTGGTCAGCATTGTAGGTGCACCATCCGAGCGCTTGCTCGCTCATGTCACCGGTACCCAGTACAAAACCACGACTCATCAGCAACAGGGTTCGAACGCGAGCTTGGACGTTTTCGAAGGTTAAATCCGTTGCTTTGGGTGAAACCTCGCTAAGTGCCTGTTGCAACGATTGGGGGGTTGTCTGTTCGTCAAGGGTGATGCCAAGTGGGCAATGGTCGATCGCGAAGAACGTGTCGAGGCAAAGTTTGCGAATGTCGATGGTGTCGCCGCTAATTCGGGTCAACTCGATGAGTGAGTCGGCGCTTCGTTTGGTGTGTTCGGTGGTGCCGTAGCCCGGCATCGTGATCCCATGGATGCGTGTCCGTGGGATTCCGCTTGCGTCGCACGCCCGCAACGCCACCAACAGCGCCAAGGTGCTATCGAGCCCTCCGGAAATACCGATCGACAGCGGAGTACTCGCTGACAGACGGGACAACCGTTTGGTCAACGCTGCCGTTTGGATCGCGAAGATCTCTTCGCAACGCGCTTCCAATTCGTCCGATTGCTTGGGAACAAAAGGCTGCGCGTCCACCTGGCGAAGCAGCGGTCGGTTCGGTGACGCGGTCACGCCATCACGACGTGGCAGTTCGATCGAACGGTAAACGGTTTGCAAGGACTGTTTTTCATCGTCAAACGATCCAATCACACGACGATCGTGAGCGAGTTTCCCCAGGTCGACGTCGCAGGTGACGATTGTTTCCGTTTCGTCGGTGGGGGACGGATCATCCATGATCGATCTTCCTTCGGCCAAGATGAGTCCCGCTTCTGCGATCAAACAATGCCCGCCGAACACCAAGTCGCTGCTCGATTCACCGGGACCTGCGGACGCATAGGCATAGGCGGCGATACAACGCCCTGATTGGCTGCGCAACAAATCGCGTCGCCATGCAGCTTTGCCGATGGTTTCATTGCTCGCCGACAAATTCACTAACACATTGGCTCCCGCAAGCGCCGCACGACTTGAAGGCGGAATTGGCGTCCACAAGTCCTCGCACAATTCCACCGCAATCACCGCAGGGTCGTGTTGAAACAACAGATCGGTTCCAAACGGAATCGTTTGCCCCAGCAACTTGAGAGCCCCGGGGTCATTCTTGGAGGCGGCTCGAAAGTGGCGTCCCTCGTAAAACTCACGATAGGTGGGTAGGAACGATTTTGGAACCATTCCTTGGAGCTGTCCCGCGTGAATGACCGCCGCAACGTTCATCAACGAGTCGTCAACCGCAACCGGCAAGCCTACGATCACCACCTTGGGATGCGAAAGACTATGTTGAACGATCGTGTTGAGTGAATCGATCGATGCGCTGAGCAGCGAATCGGTGGCGAACAGATCGCCACACGTGTACCCCGTCAATCCAAGTTCCGGAAAGACGACCAAGTCCGAGTCAACTTGTTCGACGATCCGGATGGTCGCCAAGGCATTCGCAGCCGGATTGGCAACACGAACAACAGGTGAAACGGTCGAGATTCGGTAGAAATCCTTAAAGGGCACAGCGCGCGTCGGAGGATAGGGTGTCGAAGTACACGTTAAAACGTGCGAAGGAGGAAGTTGGATTTCACGCTTTGGCGTGCAGGGATACGAGTGAGACGAAATCGCAGTGACGCCTTCACCACTGCCACTCGGTCGTCACGCTTTCACTCTGTTTATCGATCGCTAAAAATCATCTGCTTTTTGATACGCTTCAATCAATTGCTGCTCGCCCTCTTTTCCTTTTCCACTTAAACCATGCTCCATGCCCACGACCCCCTTGTAGCCTTTTTGGTGAAGGTGTTGGAAGACGTTTTGGTAGTTGATTTCGCCCGAGTAAGGCTCTTTGCGACCGGGGTTGTCGCCCGTTTGGAAATACGCGATCTCACTCCAACTGGCGTCAATATTCGGGATCAAGTTGCCTTCGGTGATTTGTTGGTGGTAGATGTCGAACAAGATCTTGCAACAGGGACTGTTGACCGCTCGACAAATCGCGTAGGCCTGATCGCTCCGCTGCAAGAAGGTTCCACCATGATTGGCGTACCAGTTGAGAGGTTCAAGGACCATCACCAAGCCTTCGGGTTCCACGATCTCAACGCAGCGTCTTAGCATGTCGATCACGTTTGCTGTTTGATAGCCTTCAGCCAAGCGGCCGCCACCGTAACGATTCCACTTGCTGTCCGCATGTTGTTGATCCACGCTGCCGGGCACGACCGTACACCACTTTGCATTGACGCGTTTGGCCACGGTCACCGCATCCTTGACCGCTTGAAGAATCTCCGCGGTTGAATCTTCTTCGGGCCTCACAAAGGTCGGCTTGTCGAAACTGGCGTAAGCGACGAAGACGCCCATTTGCATGCCGAGCGAATCAAGTGTCTTGCCAATCTTCTCTTGCAGTTCCGCGGGTTTCGAAGGCATCCCATTGTCTTCCCAAGCGGTAAAGCCTTGGTCAGCCGCGAACTTGATCTGATCGATCACGTCGTCGCCAGCAAGGTTGCGAAACATTCCTTGGTGAGGTGCATAACCCAACTTGAAAGTCTTGACGCTGCTGGCAGCGTCTTGGGCGGTGAGTGCGGATGGGGTCAGCATCGCGACGGTTCCGGTCACGGTGGCAGACTTTAAAAACTCTCTTCGTTGCATGGTTCGTCTCGAGGAATTAATGGCTTGAATGTGCTGCGCTGGTGGGTCGGCCACCCGATTCGTACTCTTCGCACCCCAGTATAACCGCCGGATCCGGCGTGTGTCGTCCGCTCGCTTGGTAATCTTCGTCTGCCTACAACGAACCTTTCAGACAAACTGTTTCGCGGTCGAAGCGATCCGTACGCAGACTCAGCCTGCAAGCGATTTGACAAACGGGATCACATCTTCGTCGTAGCTGAAACCCGCCGTTTCACCGGCGTCGACAAACCGTTTCACCAAATTACCTTCCGCGTCATAGACGAAGACCGCTGGAATCGACGCGAGCTCAAGCTCGGCAAAAATCTCGTCACTGGCGGTTTGGCTGATGAACGTGGGGAACGTCGCTCCAACGGAGGTCAAGAAGTTGACGATGCGTTCTTCATAGGATTCTGGTGGCCGAGATTTGCGGCCGTCGAAGTCGACATCGACCGACATGCATTTGACTTTGTCACCCAATTCTTTGTTCAATCGCACCAAGCCGGGGAACTCTTCCAGGCAGGGTTGGCAAGACAGTGACCAGAAATCGACCACGGTCAATTTGTTGACCAACGTGATCTGCTGTTCGATTTCTTGCCAAGATGCGTAGGCGATGGTATCGCTTGCTCGCGCCCCGGTGCTGCTCTGGTCGGAGTCGATTGGGGGCATTTCCAATCCCTCCGATTTGTCCGGCGGTTCAGGGGAGGTTTCCAACGCGGGATCCTCACTCGGCGGTAATTCGAGACCGCCAGCAGCATCGTTGATCGATGAGGTCTCCTTGGGAGGCGTTTCGCTGTTCATCGCTGTCGATGGAGTCATCGCTGCCGATGGAGGAGGCGAGACAACGACCGGTGATGTGGATTCCTGTTTTCCACATCCGTTGAG contains:
- a CDS encoding TIM barrel protein, which codes for MQRREFLKSATVTGTVAMLTPSALTAQDAASSVKTFKLGYAPHQGMFRNLAGDDVIDQIKFAADQGFTAWEDNGMPSKPAELQEKIGKTLDSLGMQMGVFVAYASFDKPTFVRPEEDSTAEILQAVKDAVTVAKRVNAKWCTVVPGSVDQQHADSKWNRYGGGRLAEGYQTANVIDMLRRCVEIVEPEGLVMVLEPLNWYANHGGTFLQRSDQAYAICRAVNSPCCKILFDIYHQQITEGNLIPNIDASWSEIAYFQTGDNPGRKEPYSGEINYQNVFQHLHQKGYKGVVGMEHGLSGKGKEGEQQLIEAYQKADDF
- a CDS encoding NAD(+) synthase — its product is MPFKDFYRISTVSPVVRVANPAANALATIRIVEQVDSDLVVFPELGLTGYTCGDLFATDSLLSASIDSLNTIVQHSLSHPKVVIVGLPVAVDDSLMNVAAVIHAGQLQGMVPKSFLPTYREFYEGRHFRAASKNDPGALKLLGQTIPFGTDLLFQHDPAVIAVELCEDLWTPIPPSSRAALAGANVLVNLSASNETIGKAAWRRDLLRSQSGRCIAAYAYASAGPGESSSDLVFGGHCLIAEAGLILAEGRSIMDDPSPTDETETIVTCDVDLGKLAHDRRVIGSFDDEKQSLQTVYRSIELPRRDGVTASPNRPLLRQVDAQPFVPKQSDELEARCEEIFAIQTAALTKRLSRLSASTPLSIGISGGLDSTLALLVALRACDASGIPRTRIHGITMPGYGTTEHTKRSADSLIELTRISGDTIDIRKLCLDTFFAIDHCPLGITLDEQTTPQSLQQALSEVSPKATDLTFENVQARVRTLLLMSRGFVLGTGDMSEQALGWCTYNADHMSMYNVNTSIPKTLVRFLVRFVADHYFSGDITQLLHRVADTPISPELLPPASDGTIRQETEASIGAYELHDFFLYQFVRCGFNRKKILYLAKHASFSQPYDNATIEATLATFFDRFFKNQFKRNCVPDGPKVGSVSLSPRGDWRMPSDADRDAF
- a CDS encoding TlpA disulfide reductase family protein, which codes for MMIKHFSPLLITSISLAISLNGCGKQESTSPVVVSPPPSAAMTPSTAMNSETPPKETSSINDAAGGLELPPSEDPALETSPEPPDKSEGLEMPPIDSDQSSTGARASDTIAYASWQEIEQQITLVNKLTVVDFWSLSCQPCLEEFPGLVRLNKELGDKVKCMSVDVDFDGRKSRPPESYEERIVNFLTSVGATFPTFISQTASDEIFAELELASIPAVFVYDAEGNLVKRFVDAGETAGFSYDEDVIPFVKSLAG